From a single ANME-2 cluster archaeon genomic region:
- a CDS encoding ATP-binding protein: MIDSEDNVQKILDVLYEYNPWWKSSEFHIPKYRTKWFDSLASAMDSQNIEIVYGPRQVGKTVLMKQVVKHLIEYEHVSPHNIMYISMDHTSIDMICPEPVKDIIDVYSTFVKPSGSEKAYIFLDEIQTIANWSNYLKQFHDLQSPLKFTVSGSSSTEIEKGGSESLIGRSRLRLMLQWKFADYVNYSLFKEEYPSRLCDMADATPVTNALIERDAGAMFDALLVYRDALLKNGISLDKYILDYIVKGGYPALLDADLETSRDVLMERFGLTIHKDIMRMFSVRNIKGLENLVLRCAMQSGQMTDYHGFSKSIGIKYDTFMVYLGYLTDVFMISESRFYSNADSTFKKGKKLYLRDHPTRNVLVGLLNRRLFEFGEEIGKTVETIVSDHASRLVYKLEGRMQSYYWKGKKEVDVVIKLGPIPIPVEVKYQEHPDDIGGVKEFMNEFDTGIGIVVTKNTLRLDGDILFVPLPLFLAVC, translated from the coding sequence ATGATCGATTCAGAAGACAATGTCCAAAAAATATTGGATGTATTGTATGAGTATAATCCTTGGTGGAAAAGCAGTGAGTTTCACATTCCGAAATACAGGACAAAATGGTTTGATTCACTGGCATCGGCAATGGATAGCCAAAATATCGAAATTGTTTATGGTCCACGGCAGGTTGGTAAAACAGTCTTGATGAAGCAAGTTGTGAAACACCTGATCGAATATGAACATGTTTCACCACACAATATCATGTATATTTCCATGGATCACACATCCATTGACATGATCTGCCCTGAGCCTGTCAAAGATATAATTGATGTTTATTCCACCTTCGTTAAACCTTCCGGGAGCGAAAAAGCATATATTTTCCTTGACGAAATACAGACTATTGCTAATTGGAGCAATTATCTGAAACAATTCCATGACCTGCAATCTCCTCTTAAGTTCACAGTTTCAGGTTCATCAAGTACTGAAATTGAAAAAGGCGGTTCGGAATCGTTGATCGGAAGGTCACGACTTCGTTTGATGCTTCAGTGGAAGTTTGCAGATTATGTCAATTATTCTCTTTTCAAGGAAGAATATCCATCAAGATTATGCGATATGGCAGACGCTACACCAGTCACGAATGCACTCATTGAAAGGGATGCAGGTGCGATGTTTGATGCTTTACTGGTGTATCGTGATGCATTACTGAAGAATGGCATATCCCTTGACAAATATATTCTCGATTACATCGTAAAAGGCGGTTATCCTGCACTTTTAGATGCCGATCTTGAAACATCAAGGGATGTGCTTATGGAGCGGTTTGGGTTGACCATACATAAGGATATAATGCGAATGTTTTCTGTCCGGAACATAAAGGGGCTGGAAAATCTCGTGTTGCGGTGCGCTATGCAGAGTGGACAAATGACCGATTATCATGGTTTTTCAAAGTCCATTGGCATAAAGTATGATACATTCATGGTATACCTCGGGTATCTCACTGATGTTTTTATGATATCAGAGTCACGTTTCTATTCAAATGCGGACAGTACTTTCAAGAAAGGAAAAAAACTGTATTTGCGTGACCACCCCACAAGAAACGTACTTGTCGGACTATTGAACAGGCGTTTGTTTGAATTTGGTGAGGAGATCGGTAAAACCGTGGAAACGATCGTTTCAGACCATGCATCAAGATTAGTGTATAAATTGGAAGGGCGCATGCAGAGTTATTACTGGAAAGGGAAAAAAGAAGTGGATGTAGTGATCAAACTCGGCCCGATCCCAATTCCGGTTGAGGTCAAATATCAAGAACATCCTGACGACATAGGGGGGGTTAAAGAGTTTATGAATGAGTTTGACACAGGGATCGGTATTGTTGTTACCAAGAATACTTTACGGCTTGATGGTGATATTTTGTTTGTGCCACTGCCTCTGTTCCTTGCAGTTTGCTGA
- a CDS encoding ATP-binding protein, with protein sequence MESKNPTIVVTGDVCIDWLQWPTKPEDAGLNWKLYSGTRMTAKPGGALLLADFMRTATGINVVSPQLKNIDKIPPKVLLHSNAELELFPYSSDHKDMDKDRMVYRIGRCRGFTGPTADARVPLSFKDDDPRAYMVVLDDAGNGFRDDKTKLPLAIQDEGAKPIVVCKMHRPLASGDLWGHVSKKHSERLVVVVTADDLRASGMNISRSLSWERTAKEFVWQMAYNAGLGLTGCSNLVVRFGLEGAIHYTLAGDHATARLYFDPTMSEGDFTHNYPGKMQGISSVFVAALAARIAVQCVCGDSLSDAVGKAVRDGLNASRELVRQGFGKDEPEQEQEQEPEYPYHVAGIFLAGEQSGDSIADVAISDQNTAEDADPHTWCILKEINDPVLERIAYGIVKEGETASLKNVPIGNFGKLKSVDRNEIESFHSIKNLMREYIESDSYTRPLSIAVFGSPGSGKSFGITEIAKSIASDRIELLNFNLSQFDSKSDLISAFHKVRDLALEGKIPLVFFDEFDSDFNGKLGWLKYFLEPMQDGKFMERETMHPIGRSIFVFAGGINNTFERFSGDDADDADTMDPEEERMYKDAKGPDFTSRLRGYVNIRGPNQRGAEDTVFVIRRSMLLRSLLEQKADNLFDSRKHLRIDDGVLRALINVKSYKHGTRSIEAIIEMSMLNGRRSWEQAYLPAKEQLKLHLDEESFSRLLVSDVILGASRERLAEAIHDR encoded by the coding sequence ATGGAGAGTAAGAACCCCACAATCGTTGTTACCGGGGATGTCTGCATTGACTGGCTGCAATGGCCAACAAAACCTGAAGATGCGGGGCTAAACTGGAAACTTTACTCAGGGACGCGCATGACCGCAAAACCCGGAGGTGCGCTTCTTTTAGCGGATTTTATGCGCACTGCAACCGGTATCAATGTGGTTTCGCCGCAGTTGAAGAATATCGATAAAATTCCCCCGAAGGTCCTCCTTCACTCAAACGCCGAATTGGAGCTTTTCCCATATTCATCAGACCATAAGGATATGGATAAAGACCGGATGGTTTACCGAATCGGGCGTTGCCGAGGGTTTACAGGACCCACCGCAGACGCCAGGGTGCCACTTTCCTTTAAAGATGACGATCCTCGTGCATATATGGTGGTTCTCGACGATGCAGGGAACGGATTTCGTGATGATAAAACAAAATTGCCTTTAGCGATACAGGACGAAGGGGCAAAACCCATCGTGGTATGCAAGATGCACCGCCCTCTTGCTTCCGGTGATCTGTGGGGGCACGTCTCAAAGAAGCATTCTGAAAGGCTGGTTGTGGTCGTGACCGCGGATGATCTGCGTGCAAGCGGTATGAACATCAGCCGCTCTCTTTCATGGGAGCGGACAGCAAAGGAATTCGTCTGGCAGATGGCATACAACGCCGGACTGGGGCTTACAGGCTGTAGCAATCTTGTGGTTCGCTTCGGTCTCGAAGGCGCGATACATTACACGTTGGCGGGCGACCATGCAACAGCCCGGCTGTACTTCGATCCGACCATGAGCGAGGGCGACTTTACGCATAACTACCCAGGAAAGATGCAAGGAATCTCTTCCGTATTCGTTGCCGCACTCGCAGCAAGGATCGCTGTCCAGTGTGTTTGTGGGGACTCACTTTCTGATGCGGTGGGAAAGGCGGTGCGGGATGGGTTAAATGCCTCCCGGGAACTTGTCAGGCAAGGTTTTGGAAAGGACGAACCTGAACAAGAACAAGAACAAGAACCTGAATATCCCTACCACGTAGCTGGTATTTTTTTAGCCGGTGAACAGAGTGGTGATTCCATAGCTGATGTGGCAATATCTGATCAGAACACGGCAGAGGATGCGGATCCGCACACGTGGTGCATCCTCAAAGAGATCAACGATCCCGTGCTGGAGCGCATCGCTTATGGAATTGTAAAGGAAGGAGAGACTGCTTCACTTAAAAACGTCCCAATAGGTAACTTCGGGAAGTTAAAGAGTGTTGACCGCAATGAGATTGAGAGCTTTCACAGTATAAAGAACCTGATGCGGGAGTATATCGAATCAGATAGCTATACCCGGCCGCTTTCAATAGCGGTCTTTGGTTCGCCCGGTTCTGGCAAATCTTTTGGTATAACCGAGATCGCAAAGAGTATCGCTTCAGATAGGATTGAGCTATTGAATTTCAATCTTTCCCAGTTTGATTCAAAGTCTGACCTGATCAGCGCGTTTCATAAGGTCCGCGACCTTGCACTTGAGGGGAAGATCCCGCTCGTCTTTTTTGATGAGTTCGATTCGGATTTTAATGGGAAACTTGGCTGGCTGAAATACTTTTTAGAACCGATGCAGGACGGAAAATTCATGGAGAGGGAGACGATGCATCCCATCGGCAGATCGATCTTTGTCTTTGCAGGCGGAATAAACAATACATTTGAAAGATTCTCTGGAGACGATGCCGATGATGCCGATACTATGGACCCTGAAGAAGAGAGGATGTATAAAGATGCAAAAGGACCCGATTTCACAAGCCGTCTGCGCGGTTACGTAAATATAAGGGGACCTAACCAAAGAGGGGCAGAGGATACGGTATTTGTAATCAGGCGCTCGATGCTACTTCGTTCTCTACTCGAACAGAAGGCAGATAACCTCTTTGACAGCAGGAAACATCTCAGGATCGATGACGGCGTGCTGCGGGCACTGATCAACGTCAAAAGTTATAAACATGGCACACGTTCGATCGAAGCCATCATCGAGATGAGCATGTTAAACGGGCGGCGGTCATGGGAACAGGCTTATCTTCCTGCAAAGGAGCAGCTCAAGCTGCATCTTGATGAAGAGTCGTTCTCGCGTCTTCTGGTGAGCGATGTGATACTTGGTGCGTCGCGGGAACGGTTGGCAGAGGCTATCCATGATAGATAA
- a CDS encoding TIR domain-containing protein, producing the protein MAEIFISYARADDEPFVEQLHNDLTEHGFDVWWDRQTMQSRGLTFLQELRDAIEGYDWLIGA; encoded by the coding sequence ATGGCAGAAATTTTCATCTCATACGCGCGTGCCGATGATGAGCCATTCGTCGAGCAGCTCCACAATGATCTGACCGAGCATGGTTTCGATGTATGGTGGGACAGACAGACCATGCAGAGCCGCGGTCTGACATTCCTGCAGGAACTCCGCGATGCCATTGAGGGATATGACTGGCTGATTGGTGCATGA
- a CDS encoding YhbY family RNA-binding protein has protein sequence MDIYKLKHDAAHLTPLLNIGKNGVTDSLIEELLRQLKQNKLVKVKILKSALGDMDRKAIAEELAKRTGSQLIEIRGSSAVLYRK, from the coding sequence ATGGACATATATAAATTAAAACATGATGCTGCCCACTTAACACCTTTATTGAACATAGGAAAAAACGGTGTTACTGACTCGCTGATCGAGGAACTGCTCAGGCAGCTAAAACAAAATAAACTGGTAAAGGTAAAGATATTAAAATCTGCACTGGGAGATATGGACCGCAAGGCTATTGCCGAGGAACTTGCAAAACGTACCGGGTCCCAGCTTATCGAAATTAGAGGAAGTAGTGCAGTATTATATCGCAAATAA